A stretch of Blautia liquoris DNA encodes these proteins:
- a CDS encoding AraC family transcriptional regulator, which yields MNIYQADFNFSTKNPFILETLTLNRSDNADSDFHWHSCIEITLIKRGIGIYNVKEKTFSVSQGDFVIFNPMEAHGWEVLSAQMEVIVILFPTELSTNLIDSSHNKVITDFMIYGVSFYNKIEKSSEHYPEFLETFHSILVEDQTRKIGYDLIIKSDILKLFIHLIRYFKASPDSPENYRNRESGMLRLKKVFQYLYSNYNEKVTLQQMASLCYMTPSYFSSYFHQTMNCTFTRYLNGIRVQQAQKLLYTTEKSILDIANECGFPNLSNFYRTYKDYTGFSPGKERTRIEDSTA from the coding sequence ATGAATATTTATCAGGCAGATTTTAATTTTTCCACAAAAAATCCGTTTATCCTAGAAACGTTAACCCTAAACAGAAGTGATAATGCAGACAGCGATTTTCATTGGCACTCCTGTATAGAAATCACGCTTATTAAAAGAGGGATTGGAATCTATAATGTTAAAGAAAAAACCTTTTCCGTCTCCCAGGGGGATTTTGTCATATTTAATCCAATGGAAGCACATGGATGGGAAGTTTTGAGTGCTCAGATGGAAGTGATAGTTATCCTTTTTCCAACTGAGTTAAGCACAAACCTAATAGATTCCTCACACAATAAAGTCATAACCGACTTTATGATATATGGCGTTAGTTTTTATAATAAGATAGAAAAGAGTTCTGAGCATTATCCAGAATTCCTTGAAACTTTTCATTCAATACTTGTCGAGGATCAAACGCGGAAGATAGGATATGATCTTATCATAAAGTCTGATATTCTAAAATTATTTATCCATCTAATAAGATACTTTAAAGCTTCTCCTGATTCTCCCGAGAATTACAGAAATCGAGAGAGCGGAATGTTACGCCTGAAAAAGGTGTTTCAATATCTATATAGCAACTACAATGAAAAAGTTACATTACAGCAAATGGCATCCCTTTGTTATATGACTCCCTCCTATTTTTCTTCTTATTTTCATCAGACAATGAATTGTACATTCACCCGATATCTAAACGGAATAAGAGTCCAACAGGCACAAAAGCTTCTTTACACAACGGAAAAAAGCATATTAGATATTGCCAACGAATGTGGATTCCCTAATCTGTCAAACTTCTATAGAACATACAAAGATTACACAGGGTTCTCTCCAGGAAAGGAGAGAACCCGCATAGAGGACAGTACCGCCTGA
- a CDS encoding Gfo/Idh/MocA family protein, which translates to MKDDKLVMGVLGLGEGRSVISAVQKSSYYELGNICDLNDELCKKRVKEFGLSKYTTRYEDMLADDSIDVIGIYTPDQFHAKHIKQALKAGKHVICTKPVMIGLDQAKDLVGCEKESGKLVFVGQSSRFFEPLKRQRELYEEKNIGELISVETHYKNDSRWFLERDWSRQPGFSWMYNFMIHAVDLATWYIPEIEEVFGYGSVSPNMKSYNIHTEDTMSFVMKDKSGHFATVEGAYGSPCLDGNIEFPIECTLRGTTGISRGGYSKLKYYERTIDETGRHDRMETYDDKHDFYFRFEKENHHAGEYQNYIEYFARCLQKNMTPKPDLSEAIHTIGIMEAMKRSLTTGMPVKVSELMREYELE; encoded by the coding sequence ATGAAAGATGATAAACTGGTAATGGGAGTGTTAGGGCTAGGAGAAGGCCGCAGCGTAATTTCAGCAGTACAAAAAAGTTCTTATTATGAATTGGGAAACATCTGTGATTTAAATGATGAACTTTGCAAAAAGCGCGTAAAAGAGTTTGGTTTGTCTAAATATACAACAAGATATGAAGATATGTTAGCAGATGATAGTATTGATGTCATTGGAATCTATACGCCGGATCAATTTCACGCCAAGCATATCAAACAGGCATTAAAAGCAGGTAAGCATGTGATTTGCACAAAGCCGGTAATGATAGGGCTTGACCAGGCAAAAGATTTAGTTGGATGTGAGAAAGAATCTGGAAAATTGGTTTTTGTCGGTCAGAGCAGCAGATTTTTTGAACCTTTAAAACGTCAGAGAGAACTATATGAAGAAAAAAATATTGGGGAGTTAATCTCTGTCGAAACACATTATAAAAACGATTCTCGTTGGTTTTTGGAACGAGACTGGAGCAGGCAGCCTGGATTTTCGTGGATGTATAATTTTATGATACATGCAGTGGACCTTGCGACGTGGTATATCCCTGAGATTGAAGAGGTTTTTGGATACGGATCTGTGAGTCCCAATATGAAAAGCTATAATATTCATACGGAAGATACGATGTCTTTTGTTATGAAAGATAAAAGCGGTCATTTTGCTACAGTAGAGGGAGCCTATGGAAGTCCATGTCTTGACGGGAACATAGAATTCCCAATTGAGTGTACCTTGCGGGGAACAACAGGTATTTCAAGGGGTGGATACAGCAAATTAAAATATTATGAAAGAACCATAGATGAAACCGGCAGGCATGACAGAATGGAAACTTATGATGACAAACATGATTTCTATTTCCGCTTTGAGAAAGAAAATCATCATGCCGGAGAATATCAGAATTATATTGAATACTTTGCAAGGTGTTTACAGAAAAACATGACTCCAAAGCCAGATCTTTCTGAGGCAATTCATACGATTGGTATTATGGAGGCGATGAAACGTTCTCTTACAACAGGAATGCCGGTGAAAGTCTCAGAATTGATGCGTGAATATGAATTGGAGTAA
- a CDS encoding glycoside hydrolase family 31 protein, which translates to MKISSWNYNDYEATIRFHEEQICLRPISERIIRCVYTKRKDINEDSYLIEKKEKTNVGFQVTEDEKCVKLITSSMCVEIEKDTGLMCWKDALTGTTYLQEAGKTLTQINKVQYTTGGEAPVIERKKTVDGERNFISNLKPKSVGTTFRGQLKFSFADDEGIYGLGQGEEGIYNYRHHVQYLYQHNMRIPMPVFLSTRRYGILVDCCSLMTFNDDERGSYLYMDSIDQMDYYFITGTCMDDLVSDIRELTGRSAMLPKWAYGYIQSKEQYHSADELVEVAKKYRELDVPIDCVVQDWNSWEPGKWGEKILDQNRYGNMKDCAEKLKKMHVHSMVSVWPNMNKGGENYTEFLEQGYLLSDNSTYNVFDEHARSLYWKQAKEGLFDQGFDSWWCDSTEPFTGADWNGPVKREPWERYVLVGEDHKKFLGADKANIFALLHAKGMYENQRKTTDKKRVLNLTRSGYLSGSKYGAVLWSGDIYASWDTLKKQIVEGLNVGLSGYPYWTLDIGGFFTVGSKWQNRGCGANLDPSPKWFWCGEYDDGINDLGYCELYTRWLEFACFLPMFRSHGTDTPREIWNFGKRGTIFYDAIEKFINLRYQLMPYIYSAAANVHRNHGTIMRSLVFDFLDDEKAREICDEFMFGPSILVCPVTQPMYYEANSKELSSVKQRECYLPAGCNWYDFWTNEGFTGGQKVTVPAPLDRIPLFVKEGSIIPTARGLQYADDIPEKGIEYWIYPGKDASFELYDDEGDNYNFEKDVYTLTRAVWNNDARTFKVENVSGTYHRQPKEERYTVTIMDVSASPDTQKD; encoded by the coding sequence ATGAAAATATCCAGTTGGAATTACAATGATTATGAGGCGACAATACGGTTTCATGAGGAACAGATATGTCTTAGACCGATCAGTGAAAGGATCATCAGATGTGTATACACAAAAAGGAAGGATATTAATGAGGATTCTTATCTGATTGAAAAAAAAGAAAAAACAAATGTGGGTTTTCAAGTGACAGAAGATGAAAAGTGTGTAAAGCTAATCACTTCCAGTATGTGTGTGGAAATCGAAAAAGATACTGGTCTTATGTGCTGGAAAGATGCTTTGACTGGAACCACATATCTTCAGGAGGCAGGTAAAACACTTACCCAGATCAATAAAGTTCAATACACAACAGGGGGTGAAGCACCTGTAATTGAACGAAAAAAGACAGTGGATGGTGAGCGGAATTTTATATCCAATTTAAAGCCGAAAAGTGTTGGAACCACCTTTCGGGGACAGTTGAAATTCTCTTTTGCAGATGATGAAGGCATATATGGCCTCGGGCAAGGGGAAGAGGGGATTTACAATTACAGACATCATGTTCAATATCTATATCAACACAATATGAGGATTCCAATGCCTGTTTTTTTATCTACAAGACGATATGGAATACTTGTGGATTGTTGTTCGCTGATGACCTTTAATGATGATGAGAGAGGGTCTTATCTCTACATGGATAGTATTGACCAAATGGATTATTACTTTATTACAGGAACTTGTATGGATGATCTCGTCAGTGATATCCGAGAACTAACCGGCCGCTCAGCGATGCTTCCCAAATGGGCATATGGATACATACAATCAAAAGAACAGTATCATTCTGCAGATGAATTGGTTGAAGTTGCAAAAAAGTACCGCGAATTAGATGTGCCCATAGATTGTGTTGTTCAGGATTGGAACTCCTGGGAGCCTGGAAAATGGGGAGAGAAGATTCTGGATCAAAACCGCTATGGAAATATGAAAGATTGTGCAGAAAAATTAAAAAAGATGCATGTGCATTCTATGGTTTCTGTGTGGCCGAATATGAATAAAGGCGGAGAGAATTATACAGAATTTCTCGAGCAGGGATATCTGTTAAGTGATAACTCTACTTATAATGTATTCGATGAACATGCAAGATCCCTATATTGGAAACAGGCGAAAGAAGGACTTTTTGATCAGGGCTTTGATTCCTGGTGGTGTGATTCCACAGAACCTTTTACGGGTGCTGACTGGAATGGACCTGTGAAACGGGAGCCCTGGGAGCGATATGTGTTAGTCGGAGAGGACCATAAAAAATTTCTCGGAGCTGACAAAGCAAATATTTTTGCTCTGTTACATGCGAAGGGAATGTATGAAAACCAACGAAAAACGACGGATAAAAAGCGGGTGCTTAATCTCACAAGGTCAGGTTATCTCTCAGGCAGCAAGTATGGCGCTGTTCTTTGGTCCGGAGATATCTATGCTTCGTGGGATACATTGAAAAAACAGATCGTAGAGGGATTGAATGTCGGACTTAGTGGTTATCCGTATTGGACTCTAGACATTGGCGGATTCTTCACTGTCGGATCAAAATGGCAAAACAGAGGCTGCGGAGCCAATTTGGATCCTTCGCCAAAATGGTTTTGGTGCGGGGAATATGATGATGGCATCAATGACTTGGGATATTGTGAACTTTATACACGGTGGCTTGAATTTGCCTGCTTTCTTCCGATGTTCCGCTCACATGGAACGGATACCCCACGTGAAATATGGAATTTTGGAAAAAGAGGAACGATATTTTATGATGCAATTGAGAAATTTATTAATTTAAGATACCAATTAATGCCATATATATATTCCGCTGCGGCAAACGTACATAGAAATCATGGAACAATCATGCGGAGTCTGGTATTTGATTTTCTTGACGATGAAAAAGCAAGAGAGATATGTGATGAGTTTATGTTCGGGCCATCTATACTGGTATGCCCGGTGACACAGCCAATGTATTATGAGGCGAACAGTAAGGAGCTATCTTCTGTAAAACAAAGGGAATGTTACTTGCCGGCAGGATGTAATTGGTACGATTTCTGGACGAATGAAGGCTTCACTGGAGGACAGAAAGTCACGGTACCTGCCCCCCTGGACCGGATTCCTCTTTTTGTCAAAGAAGGCTCCATAATTCCGACGGCAAGAGGGCTTCAATATGCAGATGATATTCCGGAAAAAGGAATCGAATATTGGATATACCCGGGTAAGGATGCGTCATTTGAATTATATGATGATGAAGGAGACAACTATAATTTTGAAAAAGACGTATATACTCTTACAAGAGCCGTATGGAACAATGACGCCAGGACGTTCAAAGTAGAGAATGTTTCAGGGACATACCACAGGCAGCCAAAAGAAGAAAGGTATACAGTCACAATTATGGATGTATCTGCATCTCCCGATACTCAAAAGGACTGA